The DNA segment CCCTCCTTAGAGTACCTACAAGACAGTTGACGAACCCGTTTCGGTATCTAAGTAAGTAGGGGTTTGTAGAGTTGAAGGTGATAAATTGCTTGTGAAATAGTAATGCTAACATACCTTTAGGATTTGCAGGGTGTTTGTTAGGGGGATAAAGACAtagagatagggataaaaaaaaactgaaatgaCGTTTGTTTTAGAGATATGTTAGGAAGATAAGAGAGATATGAGTCATATCCTTCATATCCTAAACCTATGAAGGGGTGgtataagagcatctccaagagactcttagttcactctctaaaaataatataaataattgattcgtaatgatttaagagtgactaagacatatcatctccaacaatactccttatactcactccttatttattattttatcattaaaattattaattgttattatatttaccaatagtgtgaagagagagactcatcaataataaaatattaataaaaaatgaattaagatgcactaagaggtggagagagactctctattaatagagatgatggagaggttcttagtgatttgaggagccactaagaacCCGTTAGAGCTGATTTTTCATTCTACcttctcaaattttaacttaagagacAATTTAAGAGGtcgttggagatgctctaaggaggtgggataagctcgtGCGATTTTAATATGAGAGAAAAGTTTATCTTATCCTTCAAATTAGTGTTATGTactttaaataaggttaaaatagtaaaatgtattattttatcattatcccTATCCTACATACCGAACGTAAATAATAAATCTTAgactattatatttttattcttatccaaaccatttatctttatctCTATCACAACTTTTATCCTTAttcctatcccaatagaataccaaacaccCCATTATTATACATGTGTATTTATAGTGCCTATATTGAGTCCCTCTTTTTTTTAGGAATCATTCTTTTATCCCGAGTCCTATTAGGAAAACTCTTCTACTAAGAGATGTCTTATTTAGGTTGAAGTTAGACAAATATAAGGGTGTGGTCGGTATATATGAAAGTTTGGGGTGTTAAAGGGAAAAaacttgaaaattaaaaaaataaaagggtaaattataaaactaggttaaatgggaggctcatttacatatttaaccaatttactcaacctactacatatctagactgtttttgtatgactttcccataataccctcaatatttacgcgcatTTGTCTCCCTctcgtctgacttcgcagattcgatcttatgcgaagcctgcgaagttaatgtttgagtttacttGATGGatttaattagcatatatgaagcctgcgaagctaatatttgatttagttgatgattttaattagcatatgcgaaacctggatgtgttttgaagctaattcgcgaagtggtatataacaaaaaaatgccaaacaacaacggattctaacattaaaatcattaacattatcaaaatttacaataagattgccacaataaactcctaacaaatcacttcaaagtgaaccttaCTAATCTGAAcggaaatttctctctctacatgaagtccagaccttttaggatggacgtgtcccatggtgcacaccaagattggcacaatatCTCCAAACtagtcatttcaaagtgaatgtgcaaatcttgagggaaatttctccctatatagaaaagaaagtcatctcccctgcagcccaatACGCCgtcttccagaaagggatgttatgtaatcaaccacctgtaggaaaaattaatcgtgttatgtagggaaaaagacgattttggcttcgtgaaatgaggattagcgaagcatgcgaatgtaaatgtgcagggaaatagatgattttacttcgctaatcaaTGTTTCCGCGAGGTATGCGAGGtttgaaacgtgacgatctacgtcgcatatcgatgctttcgcgaagtctgcgagtgaaatcatggacttttctactcgcagacttcacgaaccaatcgattcgcgaagtagatcgtcacgtttcaggctctttcttttcgatcttcgcgaaatcatcgaccaCGCGAAGTGTATTCATGGAAAAACGCAGGAAAAacagcagatacttacatttttcacgtatttcacccttaaaagcgacaataacaatatgataaactgggaaaaacaatggaaataacgtacaataaccatttctttgatggtaacaagaagaaagaaaccaagtagcgagcaggaacaggaagatgaagaaaccATGACTtcattttctaggattaggaagttgcagaataaAGAGATgtagagaggaaaaagagaaatacattgtgatttggagaaatggtgtAGATTTCGTGTAATtgaaaggaagataggaagatcaaaagtcttgtaATCATTAATGGATGAGCCAACATCCGTTTCGCGCACCTaaggagaagaggggagagaacGTTCGCGTAAGGAGAAGTgagaaggttaggggtattatggaaaagttacacaaaaaccatctagatatgtaataggttaagtaaatgagttaaatatgtaaatgagcatCCCATTTGatcatttttgtaatttacccaaaataaaatggtgtagaaaaggaaaagaggtGAGAGAGTGTTGTCTTCCCGTCCACAACCACAGGCGGCAAATCATGAATTATCCAAAAGCTTAAACCAGTGAGTCCGTATTTCCCATTTCAGCTACTCCCTTTCCTCCATTTCTTTCCCTTTTAAACACCATGCTATTAAACTTCTCTCCTTCCTCCGCGCTTGTCGGATTTACCAACTCCAAATCACCCATTCTAGAATCTTCTTTCAGACCCAAAAGCGATTTCCCTgactctctttctttttcttcaccCCTCACTTTTCACACCAAGAATCATGTCTTCCATCGATACCCACTTTCCAAAAGACTTGATTTCAGGTCTTGGGCCTTTTCTGGATTTGATTTTACCAGCTTTCAACCTGTTCTCGAGGCAGCTGGAGTTTTGACAGCTATAATTGTTGTCCATGAGACCGGTCATTTCCTTGCTGCTTATCTACAAGGGATTCATGTAAGTAAATTTGCTGTTGGGTTCGGTCCAATTTTAGCTAAATTTAATGCCAAAAATGTTGAATACTCTGTTAGAGCTTTTCCTTTGGGTGGCTTCGTTGGTTTTCCTGATAATGATCCTGACAGTGATATTCCACCAGATGATGAGAATTTGCTCAAGAATAGACCCATTTTCGATAGGGTTATTGTAATTTCAGCTGGTGTTGTTGCTAATATTATCTTTGCATATACTATAATCTTTGTTCAAGTATTATCAGTTGGTTTGCCTGTCCAAGAGGTTTTTCCTGGGGTTCTTGTGCCTGAGGTCAGACCCTTTTCGGCTGCTTCCCGAGATGGGTTGCTTCCTGGCGATGTAATTCTCGCCATTGATGGTATTGAATTGCCACAAATTGGGCCAACTGCAGTTTCTGATGTTGTTGATGCCATTAAGAGAAGTCCCAAAAGGAATGTATTGCTTAAGGTTGGGAGGGGAGCTCAGGATTTCAATATTGGTGTCACCCCTGATGAGAATTTTGATGGAACTGGTAAAATTGGAGTTCAATTATCACCGAATGTGAAGATCACAAAGATTATTGCTAACAATATCTTCCAGGCTTTTAGTTTTGCTGGAAAAGAATTTTGGGGGTTAACTTTTAATGTTTTGGATAGCTTGAAGCAAACATTCTTGAACTTCTCTCAATCAGCAAGTAAGGTTTCAGGTCCGGTTGCTATAATTGCGGTTGGCGCTGAAGTTGCAAGGTCGAATATTGATGGACTGTATCAGTTTGCAGCTGTGCTCAATATCAATCTTGCAGTCATAAACCTTTTGCCTTTGCCTGCTTTAGATGGGGGTTCACTTGCCTTGATTCTTGTTGAGGCAGCTAGAGGCGGACGAAAGCTTCCTTTAGAAATCGAGCAGCGAATAATGTCATCAGGGATTATGCTTGTTCTTCTACTCGGATTATTCCTCATTGTTCGAGATACCCTAAGCCTCGACTTCATCAAAGATATGTTGTGATGAATACCAAGTCAGGCTGATGCTCAACTTGTATACTTTGGGTTGTTCATCCAAACGAAGCTAGGAAAAGGAGGTATTTATGGCTTCTTTTTTCAACATTTATACAATCCTGTTAGTCATTATTTCTGAAATGATAGTGAAGATCTTGGAATGCTAGAAATGTTGTGAAGTTGCATTCTTTACAATTCATCTTCAACAAACTTATTATTAATGATCATGTCTATAGCAGTTGCATAAACACTAGTAAATGATGTTCTTATTCTTATTTTGCTGAACACCTGGAGTTTCTCCTTATTACCAGAAAACTGAACTTTTATTGGTAAAACAATTGTTTCAATCCTCCTTTAAATGACAAGATTTAATGTCGCATATCCTACAGAAATGTGGTTTCATCCTGTTCCTTCAACGGTCAAACTGGTTGAAACTCAATTGAAATTCAATTGGGACCGTTTAAAATTTAAGTGAAATCTTTGTGTTAATGTTGCAGAACAGTTTCACAAAAAATGAAATTGGTTGAAACACATATGCAACTCAATTAAACTTGTTGAAATTCAAGTGAAACTTGATGAAAACTTTTTGGTAATGCTTGTGAAACTCTTGTTATACCTGATTAATATCTGTGTGTTGATGTTTCAAAATAGTTTCAACCAGTTTCACATGAATTCCATGTGTTTCATCCGATTTTGCAAAAGGTAAAATATGTTGGAACTTATCTGTAATTCAATTGAAACATGTTAAAACTCCtgaaattgatgaaattttttGTGTTAATATTTCTTAT comes from the Euphorbia lathyris chromosome 5, ddEupLath1.1, whole genome shotgun sequence genome and includes:
- the LOC136229208 gene encoding membrane metalloprotease ARASP, chloroplastic is translated as MLLNFSPSSALVGFTNSKSPILESSFRPKSDFPDSLSFSSPLTFHTKNHVFHRYPLSKRLDFRSWAFSGFDFTSFQPVLEAAGVLTAIIVVHETGHFLAAYLQGIHVSKFAVGFGPILAKFNAKNVEYSVRAFPLGGFVGFPDNDPDSDIPPDDENLLKNRPIFDRVIVISAGVVANIIFAYTIIFVQVLSVGLPVQEVFPGVLVPEVRPFSAASRDGLLPGDVILAIDGIELPQIGPTAVSDVVDAIKRSPKRNVLLKVGRGAQDFNIGVTPDENFDGTGKIGVQLSPNVKITKIIANNIFQAFSFAGKEFWGLTFNVLDSLKQTFLNFSQSASKVSGPVAIIAVGAEVARSNIDGLYQFAAVLNINLAVINLLPLPALDGGSLALILVEAARGGRKLPLEIEQRIMSSGIMLVLLLGLFLIVRDTLSLDFIKDML